In the genome of Pseudomonas sp. Teo4, the window CGCAGATGGCCGGCCTGCGGGTGGTGGTGGTCAACTGCGACGAGCGCGGCAATGTCGATGTGGCCGACCTGCAGCGCAAGGCCGAGCAGCACAAGGACCAGTTGGCCGCGTTGATGATCACCTATCCCTCGACCCATGGCGTGTTCGAGGACGGCATCACCCGCATCTGTGACATCGTTCATGAGTGCGGCGGCCAGGTGTACCTGGATGGCGCCAACATGAACGCCATGGTCGGCCTGTGCGCGCCGGGCAAGTTCGGCGGCGACGTGTCGCACCTGAACCTGCACAAGACCTTCTGCATTCCCCACGGCGGCGGAGGCCCCGGCGTCGGCCCGATCGGGGTCAAGGCGCACCTGGCGCCGTTCCTGCCCGGTCACGGTCATCTGGAGAACCCGCAGGGCGCGGTGAGTGCGGCGCCGTATGGCAGTGCCAGTATCTTGCCGATCACCTGGATGTACATCCGCATGATGGGCGGGGAAGGGCTCAAGCGTGCCTCGCAGCTGGCGATTCTGAGTGCCAACTACATTGCCCGGCGCCTGGAGGAGCACTACCCGGTGCTGTACACCGGTGAGAACGGCCTGGTGGCCCACGAGTGCATTCTTGACCTGCGCCCGCTCAAGGACAGTAGCGGCATCAGTGTCGAGGACGTGGCCAAGCGGCTGATCGACTTCGGTTTCCATGCTCCGACCATGTCGTTCCCGGTGGCCGGGACGTTGATGGTCGAGCCGACCGAAAGCGAGTCCAAGGAGGAACTGGACCGCTTCTGCGACGCGATGATCTGCATCCGCGAGGAAATCCGCGCGGTGGAGAACGGCACGCTGGACAAGCTCGACAACCCGCTGAAGAACGCACCGCATACCGCCAGCGAGCTGGTGGGCGAATGGCCGCATCGTTATGACCGGGAATTGGCGGTGTATCCGCTGGCTGATCTGCGCGAGCACAAGTACTGGCCGCCGGTGGGGCGTGTGGACAACGTCTATGGCGACCGCAACCTGGCTTGTGCTTGTCCGCCGATGTCGACCTATCAGGACGCCTGACTACCTCGTCTTTACTGGGGCCGCAACGCGGCCCCAGATCGAAGCTTCGAATCACAAGGATTTATTCAAATGTTCATTAAAAGCCTCACCCTGTCCGACTTCGACCCAGCACTGTCCGAGGCCATCCACCGCGAAGTGCAGCGTCAGGAAGACCACATCGAGCTGATCGCCTCGGAAAACTACACCAGCCCGCAAGTGATGCAGGCTCAGGGCACCGAGCTGACCAACAAGTACGCCGAAGGTTACCCGGGCAAGCGCTACTACGGTGGTTGCGAGCATGTCGATGTGGTTGAGCAACTGGCCATCGACCGCGCCAAGCAGCTGTTCGGCGCAGCTTACGCCAACGTCCAGCCGCATTCCGGTTCGCAGGCCAATGCGGCGGTGTACCTGGCGCTGCTGCAGGCCGGCGACACCATTCTGGGCATGAGCCTGGCCCACGGCGGCCACCTGACCCACGGCGCCAAGGTCAGTGCCTCCGGCAAGTTGTACAACGCCGTGCAATACGGCATCGATGACCATGGCCTGATCGACTACGACGAAGTCGAGCGCCTGGCCGTTGAGCACCAGCCGAAAATGATCGTCGCCGGATTCTCCGCCTACTCCCAGGTGCTGGACTTCCCGCGTTTCCGGCAGATCGCCGACAAGGTCGGTGCCTACCTGTTCGTCGACATGGCCCACGTCGCCGGCCTGGTGGCGGCAGGCCTGTATCCCAACCCGCTGCCTTACGCCGATGTGGTCACCACCACCACCCACAAGACCCTGCGCGGGCCGCGTGGCGGTTTGATTCTGGCCAATGCCGACGCGGAGCTTGAGAAAAAACTCAACGCAGCGGTGTTCCCAGGCGGGCAGGGTGGGCCGCTGATGCATGTGATCGCGGCCAAGGCGGTGTGCTTCAAGGAAGCCCTGGAGCCTGGGTTCAAGGATTACCAGCAGCAGGTCATCAACAACGCACAGGCCATGGCACAGGTGTTCAAACAGCGTGGTTTCGACGTGGTCTCGGGCGGTACCGAAAATCACCTGTTCCTGGTCAGCCTGATCCGCCAGGGCATCACCGGCAAGGACGCCGACGCCGCGCTGGGCCGTGCGCACATCACGGTGAACAAGAACGCCGTGCCCAACGATCCGCAGTCGCCGTTCGTCACCTCTGGCCTGCGCATCGGCACCCCGGCGGTGACCACCCGAGGCCTCAAGGAGCCAGAGTGCCGCGCATTGGCGACCTGGATCTGCGACATCCTCGACCACCTCGGCGATGCCGACGTCGAGGCCCAGGTGGCTCGGTCGGTGGCCAAGCTGTGCGCGGAACATCCGGTCTATCGCGGCTGAACTGATCAAGGGAATCATCCATGTCCACAGAACAACTGCTACACACTCCCTTGCATGCCCTGCACCTTGAACTGGGCGCGCGCATGGTGCCCTTTGCCGGTTACGCCATGCCGGTCCAGTACCCGCTCGGTGTGCTCAAGGAACACCTGCACACGCGCGAGCAGGCCGGCCTGTTCGACGTCTCGCACATGGGGCAGATTCGCCTGCGCGGCGCCGCTGCCGCCAAGGCGCTGGAAGCGCTGGTGCCGGTCGACATCATCGACTTGCCGGTGGGCATGCAGCGCTATGCGCTGTTCACCAATGAAGACGGCGGCATCCTCGACGACCTGATGGTCGCCAACCTGGGCGATGACGAGTTGTTTCTGGTCGTGAACGCCGCCTGCAAGGACCAGGACCTGACCCACCTTCGCCAGCATCTGGAAGGGCAGTGCGAGGTTGAGTCGCTGTTCGACAGCCGCGCCTTGCTCGCTCTGCAGGGGCCGGCGGCGGCCAAGGTCCTCGGGCGTTTGGCGTCCCAGGTCGGCAGCATGACGTTCATGCAGTTCGCCCAAGTGAAGCTGCTGGGGGTGGACTGCTACGTCAGCCGCTCGGGCTACACCGGTGAGGACGGCTATGAAATCTCCGTGCCAGTGGACGCTGCGCAAATGCTCGCCCGTGCGCTGCTGGCCGAGCCCGAAGTCGAGGCCATCGGCCTGGGCGCCCGTGATTCGCTGCGCCTGGAGGCGGGTCTCTGCCTGTACGGGCATGACATGGAGCCACGTACCACGCCGATCGAAGCCAGCCTGACCTGGGCGATTTCCAAGGCTCGGCGTGCGGACGGTGTGCGTGCCGGTGGCTTCCCAGGTGCCGAACGCATCTTTGCCCAACAGCGCGACGGCGTGGCCAGCAAGCGCGTGGGCCTGCTGCCCAAGGAGCGCGTGCCGGTGCGTGAAGGGGCGTTGATCGTTGATGCCCAGGAACAGGTGATCGGCCGTGTCACCAGCGGTGGTTTCGGCCCGAGCCTGGGCGGGCCGTTGGCGATGGGCTACGTGCAGAGCGCGTTTGCGGCGCTGGAAACGGAAGTCTTCGCCCAGGTGCGCGGCAAGCTCGTGCCGATGCACGTGGTGCGCACACCGTTCGTGGCGCAACGTTACTACCGTGGCTGAAGGCCAGACTGTCGGAGCACGAGCATGAATGAAACCCAGACTGTCGCCACGCGCCCGCAGCCCCTGCAGGCCGGGGTGAAACTGCGCGGTGCCGAGAAGGTGGCGCGCATCCCGGTGAAGATCCTGCCCACCGAGGAAGTACCCCGTAAACCCGACTGGATCCGCGTCGAGATTGCCACCTCGCCCGAGGTGGCACGGGTCAAGGCACTGCTGCGCAAGCACAAGCTGCACAGCGTCTGCGAGGAAGCCGCTTGCCCGAACCTGGGCGAGTGTTTCTCGGGGGGGACGGCGACGTTCATGATCATGGGCGATATCTGCACCCGACGCTGCCCGTTCTGCGATGTCGGCCATGGTAGGCCCAAACCGTTGGACGTCGATGAGCCGAAGAACCTGGCCATCGCCATTGCCGACCTGGGCCTGAAGTACGTGGTGATCACCTCGGTGGACCGTGACGACCTGCGCGATGGCGGCGCCCAGCACTTCGTCGATTGCCTGCGCGAGATCCGCAAGCTGTCGCCGGGCATTCAGCTGGAAACCCTGGTGCCGGACTACCGGGGGCGCATGGACGTGGCCCTGGCCATCACCGAACAGGAGCCGCCGGATGTGTTCAACCACAACCTGGAAACCGTGCCGCGCCTGTACCGGGCGGCACGGCCGGGTTCGGACTTTGAATGGTCGCTGGACCTGCTTCAGCAGTTCAAGCAACGCATTCCGGGGGTGCCGACCAAGTCCGGGTTGATGCTTGGCCTGGGCGAGACCGACGCGGAGGTGATCGAGGTGATGCAGCGCATGCGCGAGCATCAGGTCGACATGCTGACCTTGGGGCAGTACCTGCAACCTTCGCGCAGCCATTTACCGGTGCAGCGCTTCGTGCACCCGGACACCTTTGCCTGGTTTGCCGAACAAGGTTTGGCGATGGGCTTCAGGAACGTCGCGTCCGGGCCGCTGGTGCGTTCGTCTTACCATGCCGACCGACAAGCCGGGCAGGTGCAAGGCTAGTTGCGAGGGCTTTTTTAGCTGGTTGGCAAGCTGTGCCGGGGGTATGCTGAATGTTCACATATCGGGACATTCAGCATGCGCAGGTTGATGCTGTTACTCGCCGCCACCCTTGTCGCGGGCTGCCAGGCGCCGCTGCCGGTGGCGGACCCGCAAAAGGCCTGGGTCGACTTCTCCACGCCGTTCCCCAACGACAGGTTGCTGCTGGCTGAGCGGCTGGACAAGCAGCGGCTGCGCGACGGGCGCTTTTTCGAGGTTACCCCTGGCAGCCATGAGCTGATCGTCCGGTTCGATTATGAGCTGGTCGGCGGCGGTAGCATGAGCATGATGGGCGGGCCTACCACCCGCGTTTGTTACCTGACCATTCACTACGACCATTTTGAAGCGGGCCAACGTTACCTGCTTGAAGGGCGCTCGATGGCATTAACGCCCGAGGCCCGGTTGTTTAATGCCAAGCGCGAGATAGTGGCTGAGGTCAGTGAGTACTATTGCCTGATTTGAGGTTATATCAGCCGGCTCATACAGGCACTGCGCTGGTCTCAAGGTTGGTGCGGTCCATGTGGGAGAACTGTCTTGTGTTGCCTGTACCGGCCTCATCGCCGGCAAGCCGGCTCCTACAGGCGCCGAGCAAGCCTTGGGATTTTGACCATCAATAACGCCGCGTACTGATCAACTCATCCAGCACCCGTGCCGATACGCGGAACGGCAGCGACATGTGGTCCTCTCCTGGTTCGACCTGGAAATCACTTCGCAGCCCATACTGCGACAAGGCCTCCAGACGCCGCTGCAACGACCGCGCGTCCTGAATTTCCTGCGGCATTTCGCGGTCGCCGATGATCAGCGTGAGGCTGCGGTGGGTCAGGTCGATTTCGCTAGCATGGGCGCGTTGGGTGAACTCACGCTCATGGGGCATCAGGTAACGGTCGCGCCACCACAGGCTGGGGCTCAGCGCAACTACATGCTGGAACAGCTGCGGCCGGGTGAACAGGGCATACACCCCGAACATGCCGCCGAAGGAATGCCCCACCAGGCTGCGTTGGTCCTGGTCGACCTTGAACCGTGCATTGACCTTGGGCATCAGGCGCTTCTCGATGAAGTCCAGGAACAGGTCCTGCCCCCCTTGCGGCGGGGTGTTGCGCTCAGGCGGTTGTGGCGGCGACAGGTCGAAGGCGCGACGTTCGAAGTCCAGGGGCGTGTCGCTGGGGTAGCCGATGGCCACGATGATCGAGCCGCGCAAGCGGTCCTGGGCGCGCTTGGCGGCGTGGAAGGCCGGAAAGTAGGCATTGCCGTCGAGCAGGTAGATCACCGGGTAGCCGCCGGTCCAGGGCACGTCGCCCTCCGGCAGGCTGACCATGATGCGGTACTCGCGGTCTTCGGCGCTTTTCAACGTCCATTGTTCGGTACCGTCCAGTGTCACCGGCGCGGCGTAGGTTGTGCCCAGGCCGGCCAGCATCAAGGCCGTCAGCCACATCATCAATGTGCGGATCATCATCGCCCCCTTACCAGCGGTAGCTCAGGCTGGTGACCAGGCTGCGCGCTTCACCCCGGTAGCAGTAGCCTTGCTGACAGTTGATGTAGCGCTTGTCGAACAGGTTGCGTGCGTTGAACCCCAGGCGCACGCCTTCGAGGCTGCCGCCGAAGTCGTAGTGCACGCCGGCGTCGACCAGGGTGTAGCCCTCGTTTTTCACGGTGTTCTCGGCATCGCCATAGTTGGTCCCGGTGTAGCGCGCACCACCCGACACGCCCAGGCCGTAGGGCAGGCGGTAGTCGAGCCACAGCGAGGCGAGGTGGCGTGGGGTGTCCATCGGCTGCTTGCCTTCGTTGCCGTCGTTGCTCTTGGTGACCTCGGGGTCGTTGAAGGTGTAGCTGGCGGTCAGTTTCAGGCGGTCGGTCACGTCCGATACCGCTTCGAGTTCCAGACCTTTGGTGACCTGTTCGCCGGTGGCGATGCTGCGGGTCGGGTCCGACAGGTCACGGGTCAGCACGTTTTGCTGAGTGAGGTGGTACAGCGAGGCGGTCAGCATGGTCTTGCTGCCTGGGGGCTGGTACTTGATGCCCACTTCGTATTGCTTGCCCTCGGTGGCCTTGTACGGGCTGTTGTCCGGTTGCCGTGTGCTTTGTGGCAGGAACGAGGTGGCGTAGCTGGCATAGGGCGCCAGGCCATTGTCGAACAGGTACAGCACACCCAGCGAGCCGGTGGTGGCCGAGTCGCTTTCCACGCCGTCGATGGTATTGCGCCGCACATGCACGAAGTCGCGACGCAGCCCGGCCGACAGACGCCAGCGGTCCAGCTCGATCTGGTCCTGTAGGTACAGACCGCTGCGGTGCTCCAGGCCGTTTTCGTCTGCCAGCGGATCGGTCGGGCGGTCCACGTGCTGGTGGTAGTCGGGGTTGTAGCGGTCGATGGATGGCGCCGGGCCCCAGGCGTACAGCAGCGAGGTGTCGATTAGCGCGTAGTCCCAGCCGGTGACCAGGGTGTGCTTGAGTTCACCGGTGTTGAAGTGGCTGACCAGGCGAGTGTCGGTGGACAACGATGACAGGTCTTCGTAGACGCCAACCGCGTAGCGGTCGAGGATTGTGCCGCGCTCGGCGTACGGCTGCAGGTACTGGTTGGTGGTGTCGATCTGGCCGTAGCGCAGGTTCTGCTGGAAGGTGAAGGTGTCGTTGAAGATGTGTTCGAACTCGTAGCCTAGGGTCCATTGGCGCTGTTCGAGCTTGTCGAAGTACTCATCGCCCTGCCAGAAGTTGGTCAGGTGGTCGCCCTCCTGGTACAGCATCGGCGAGGCGGCGGTTTCGCGCTCCTGGTACTGCGCCAGCAGGGTCAGTCGCGTGTCCGGGTCGATCTGCCAGGACAGCGACGGGGCGATCAGGCGCACG includes:
- the glyA gene encoding serine hydroxymethyltransferase, which produces MFIKSLTLSDFDPALSEAIHREVQRQEDHIELIASENYTSPQVMQAQGTELTNKYAEGYPGKRYYGGCEHVDVVEQLAIDRAKQLFGAAYANVQPHSGSQANAAVYLALLQAGDTILGMSLAHGGHLTHGAKVSASGKLYNAVQYGIDDHGLIDYDEVERLAVEHQPKMIVAGFSAYSQVLDFPRFRQIADKVGAYLFVDMAHVAGLVAAGLYPNPLPYADVVTTTTHKTLRGPRGGLILANADAELEKKLNAAVFPGGQGGPLMHVIAAKAVCFKEALEPGFKDYQQQVINNAQAMAQVFKQRGFDVVSGGTENHLFLVSLIRQGITGKDADAALGRAHITVNKNAVPNDPQSPFVTSGLRIGTPAVTTRGLKEPECRALATWICDILDHLGDADVEAQVARSVAKLCAEHPVYRG
- the gcvT gene encoding glycine cleavage system aminomethyltransferase GcvT; this translates as MSTEQLLHTPLHALHLELGARMVPFAGYAMPVQYPLGVLKEHLHTREQAGLFDVSHMGQIRLRGAAAAKALEALVPVDIIDLPVGMQRYALFTNEDGGILDDLMVANLGDDELFLVVNAACKDQDLTHLRQHLEGQCEVESLFDSRALLALQGPAAAKVLGRLASQVGSMTFMQFAQVKLLGVDCYVSRSGYTGEDGYEISVPVDAAQMLARALLAEPEVEAIGLGARDSLRLEAGLCLYGHDMEPRTTPIEASLTWAISKARRADGVRAGGFPGAERIFAQQRDGVASKRVGLLPKERVPVREGALIVDAQEQVIGRVTSGGFGPSLGGPLAMGYVQSAFAALETEVFAQVRGKLVPMHVVRTPFVAQRYYRG
- the lipA gene encoding lipoyl synthase, giving the protein MNETQTVATRPQPLQAGVKLRGAEKVARIPVKILPTEEVPRKPDWIRVEIATSPEVARVKALLRKHKLHSVCEEAACPNLGECFSGGTATFMIMGDICTRRCPFCDVGHGRPKPLDVDEPKNLAIAIADLGLKYVVITSVDRDDLRDGGAQHFVDCLREIRKLSPGIQLETLVPDYRGRMDVALAITEQEPPDVFNHNLETVPRLYRAARPGSDFEWSLDLLQQFKQRIPGVPTKSGLMLGLGETDAEVIEVMQRMREHQVDMLTLGQYLQPSRSHLPVQRFVHPDTFAWFAEQGLAMGFRNVASGPLVRSSYHADRQAGQVQG
- a CDS encoding alpha/beta hydrolase, with the translated sequence MIRTLMMWLTALMLAGLGTTYAAPVTLDGTEQWTLKSAEDREYRIMVSLPEGDVPWTGGYPVIYLLDGNAYFPAFHAAKRAQDRLRGSIIVAIGYPSDTPLDFERRAFDLSPPQPPERNTPPQGGQDLFLDFIEKRLMPKVNARFKVDQDQRSLVGHSFGGMFGVYALFTRPQLFQHVVALSPSLWWRDRYLMPHEREFTQRAHASEIDLTHRSLTLIIGDREMPQEIQDARSLQRRLEALSQYGLRSDFQVEPGEDHMSLPFRVSARVLDELISTRRY
- a CDS encoding TonB-dependent siderophore receptor, with translation MLLVRRPLKALAPFPFRTLPRAVCLALSLFAGSALAQAQTAPSIPAGPLGQALSSYAEQAGITLSFSPEAVRGLSSPGVVGGGSVEDGLTRLLSGSGLTVHKTASGYVVLPAATESGVQLEPTSIDSTGLQSAFAPVDGYFASNASSATKTDRPILETAQSISVVTAEQMADRKVDRVEDAVAYTAGVRVGSSGLDPRFDMITVRGFDTTINADFLDGLRQPGSGWLSLYQTEAYNLERIEVLKGPSSVLYGQISPGGMVNRVSKRPSLDAKNEVQIQAGNYNHQQGQFDIGGRLDDSGDVLYRVVGVYRDAENYIEQLNNDVRLIAPSLSWQIDPDTRLTLLAQYQERETAASPMLYQEGDHLTNFWQGDEYFDKLEQRQWTLGYEFEHIFNDTFTFQQNLRYGQIDTTNQYLQPYAERGTILDRYAVGVYEDLSSLSTDTRLVSHFNTGELKHTLVTGWDYALIDTSLLYAWGPAPSIDRYNPDYHQHVDRPTDPLADENGLEHRSGLYLQDQIELDRWRLSAGLRRDFVHVRRNTIDGVESDSATTGSLGVLYLFDNGLAPYASYATSFLPQSTRQPDNSPYKATEGKQYEVGIKYQPPGSKTMLTASLYHLTQQNVLTRDLSDPTRSIATGEQVTKGLELEAVSDVTDRLKLTASYTFNDPEVTKSNDGNEGKQPMDTPRHLASLWLDYRLPYGLGVSGGARYTGTNYGDAENTVKNEGYTLVDAGVHYDFGGSLEGVRLGFNARNLFDKRYINCQQGYCYRGEARSLVTSLSYRW